CATGAAGAAAAGGTCATAAAAGGAAAGCAAAGGTATAAATTTTTAGAGAATCCGAAAGCTGTAAAAATCTAAATGTCTATTTGGAACAAAAGCCTTACGCATTTGTTAGCCGAAAAACGCTACTTTTGTGGCAAGTGTATTTCTTAAAATAAAATAAATACAATATTTAAAATGGAAAATCCAGTTATTATTTTTGGTGCAAAAGGCTTAGGCGCAGTTGCTTTGGATATTTTTGAAAGCAATGACGTGGTGGTTTATGGCTTTTTGGAAGACGACGAAAAACTACACAATCAGGAAATAGGCTCGGTGGCTGTGATGGGCAACACCGACGACGAACGTTACCTCAAACTTATTGGCAAAAAATGCGAGGCTTTCGTAGCCACCGACGAAACGCAATTGCGCAAATCGTTGGTAGAAATGCTTCACGAACGCCGACACATTCAGCCAGTCAATGCCGTTCACCCTGCTACTTTTGTCTCGCCAATGGCACAAATGGGACACGGCAATTTGTTGGCAGCAGGCGCGGTACTTAACACTAACGCCAGATTGGGCAGTCATTGTGTAGTACACGCCAAAGCACTCATAGATTATGATGCCAAAGTAGGCGATTTCGTGCAAATCGGGGCAGGTAGCATCGTAGGCAGCGGCGCAACCGTCGAAGATGGCGTTTTCATCGGGGCGGGTGTCGTAATTGTGGCAGGTGTAACCGTTGGCAAAAACGCACGCGTGGGCGCAGGCTCTGTGGTGGTGGAAAGTGTGGCCGCAGGAAGCACTGTTTTTGGCTATCCTGCCAAAAAAGTTTAATCTGTTTTGATTTAAAAATCAGTAACTTATAAAAATAAATTGGTTTAAAAGAAAGAAAATAAGACCTAATACTTGACATTTCGGTTTTAAACCTCTACTTTTGCGAACCAATTTAAAGGACACGTAGCTCAATTGGATAGAGCATCTGACTACGGATCAGAAGGTTTGGGGTTCGACTCCCTACGCGTCCACACAACAAAACTGGTCAGAAGCGGCCAGTTTTTACTTTCTAATCAAAAGTAATTTTTAAAAACGGTCTTAATAAATGGACACGTAGCTCAATTGGATAGAGCATCTGACTACGGATCAGAAGGTTTGGGGTTCGACTCCCTACGCGTCCACATAGTGTAAGTAAAGCCTCCGCAATTTTGTGGAGGCTTTTTTATTTTTATAAAATCTTTACGGCTTTTGTAGATAGCAGAATAAGCGAAGTTGTACTTTTGAGCCGCCACCGCAAGACGCGCGTCCGAGCAGTGCTTTCAAACGTTTTATTTCTTCTACAAAATGAAAAAAATTATACTCGCTTTGGGCATATTCTGCCTTGCGCCCAAAGCCTTTGCCCAACAAGATAGTATCGTCAATCCGCTTAGTATCAGTGGCTATGCCGAGTTATATTATAACTATGATTTCGGCAAACCCTCCGACCACACCCGCCCCAATTTCTTGTATTCCTACAATCGGCACAACGAAGTAAACCTGAATTTAGGATTCGTAAAAGCTGCTTACCAGCAAGCCAACGTAAGAGCCAATTTGGCATTGATGGCAGGTACTTACGCGGCAGCCAATCTTGCTGCCGAACAAAGCATTATGCAGCATATTTTTGAAGCTAATGCAGGCGTGCGCCTTTCCAAAAGCAAAGATATTTGGGTAGATGCGGGCGTTTTTGGTTCGCATATCGGCTTTGAAAGTGCCATCGGGAAAGACTGCCCAACGCTTACGCGTAGCCTTTTGGCCGAAAATTCGCCATACTACGAAAGCGGCGCGAAAATCACGTACGTTTCCGATAATAAAAAATTGACCCTTAGCGGCTTATACCTGAACGGCTGGCAACGTATCCGCCGACCCGACGGCAACAATACACCCGCCTTTGGCCATCAACTCATTTACAAACCCAACGATAAAATTACGCTCAATAGTAGTTCGTTCGTCGGCAACGACCAGCCCGACAGCCTGCGCCAAATGCGTTATTTTCATAACTTCTACGGCATTTTTGCCCTGCACAGCAAGCTAAATCTTATTACGGGTTTTGATATTGGTTGGCAACAAAAAAGCAAAGGCAGCAGCCAGTACAACAATTGGTATTCGCCAGTAGCCATTTTGCAATACAACCCCACACCAAAACACAGCCTTGCTGCTCGCGCGGAATATTACGCCGACCCCAACCACGTAATTGTGGGTTACGCGCCTGCGCAAAAATTTCAGGTTTGGAGCTACTCGGCCAACTTTGATTACAAGTTTAGTAGTAACATTGTTTGGCGAAGCGAAGCGCGTTTGTTTTCGGCCAAAAACGCTATTTTTCAGCAAGATAATTCTTACAAAAAAAGTAACGTAGCCCTTACAACGGCGTTGGCTGTTAGTTTTTAAACCCAAAAATTATTCCATAAAAAAGCTCCTGCAAGTCGTTTTTGCAGGAGCTTTTTTGTTATTAAAATTCAGAAATTGTTTGATTCATTATTTACAATACTGGCGCAACATTTCTCTGGCCGAGTTGTTGCCGAGTTTCACGGCTTTGTCCCAGTCTTGGCACGCGCCTACGAGGTCTGGCTCATCGAGTTGCAACTTCATGTTGGCGCGGCTGGTGTAGGCTTCCGCAAAGTTCGGGTTAAGCTGAATCGCTTTATCAAAATCCGCAAAAGAACTTTTCACGCCCGCGTCCGTAGTGTCTTTCAACGAGGCTTTGGCTAAAGCTCTGTAATAGTAAATATTGGCGTTATTTGGTTCTATTTCAGCGGCTTTGTTGTAATCCGTGATTGCGCCTTCGTGGTCTTCCAAACCGATACGCGCTTGGCCGCGTTGCAAATAACCTCTGATAGATTTTGGCGAAAGTTTGATGTAATCGCTCAAATCCGCGATAGCATCATCAAATTTGTCAAGCTCAATGTAGGCCGACGCACGATAATAATACGCTGCCGTGTCTTTGCTATCTTTCTTCAGTACCTCATCAAAATCTTTTACCGCTTCCGCGTAGCTCTGCAATCTATACAAGGCCAAGGCACTACCGAAATAGGTTTTCTTGTCCGTGAACTTGTTCACAATAGCCAAATCAAAATTACTGATGGCTTTTTCGTAATCTTCTTGCACCAAATACGCATTGGCCAAGCCCGAATACGCTTCGCCATTTTTAGGGTTAAAACTCAAGGCTTTGTTAAAATCTGCAACGGCATCGCGGTACTGTTTAAGGTTGGTTTTGGCCATTCCTCTAAACGTATAAGCCTGAACATAAGCCGAATCCGCGGCAATGGCTTGGTCAAAATCGGCTACCGCACCCGCATTGTTGCCGAGCAAATACTTGGCTTTGCCGCGCCCAAACAACACCAATTTTTCTTTAGAACCCAAACCCGTAGCCTTGTCGAAATCCACGATAGCTGGTTCGTATTCTTTGAGGGCGAGTTTGGAAGTACCTCTGTGGCCGTAAGCGGCTGGCACGTCCAGAGCCAACGAAACTGATTTGCTGAAATCCTCAATCGCGTCTTTGTGGCGGCTTATCATTTGCAAAATCAAACCTTTGCGGTCGAAAAGTTGCGCATCTTCTGGCGAAAGCGTCGTCGCCTTGGTAAGGTCGGCGAGTGAACCCGTCGTGTCTTTCAACGCAAAACGAGCCTCTCCCCTGTTGGCAAATACTGGTCCCGTATTCAAGCCCATTTCGATGGCTTTGTTCAAATCTTTGGCCGAAACTTGGTATTCTTTCATGTTCAAATACGCCGTACCACGATAGAAATACACGTTTTCGTCTTTCGTGCCTTTGTCCACTACTTTAGTCAAATACGGCACAGATTCGCGGTATTCTTTCAATTCCAAATGCGAACGACCCGCCAAAACATTCAAGTCTTCGTCGTTTGGCGAATACTGCAAAGCTGTCGTCAGGTCTGTGAGTGCGCCTCTGTAATCGGCAGTTTTGAAACGAGACAACGCCCTGTTGCTAAACGCTTTGATGTATTTCGGGTCAAGTTTCAGTGCCTCGTCAAAGTCGGCAATAGAAGCAGGGAACAAGTTTTGCAATTGCTTTGCCTTACCTCTGTTATTAAACAAAATAGCACTTTGATAGCCCATTTGTTGCGCCTTGTCGTAGTCGGCCACCGCACCCGTCAAGTCGTTGGTACGGAACTTGGCGTTACCTCTATGGAAATAAATAGCATCGGTATTATTACCCAAATCAATGGCTTTGTTCAAATCCGTGAGCGAGGAGGCATAATTTTTGGTTTCGTATTGCGCAATACCTCTGTTAGTGTAAAGTTCTACGACTTTCACGCCTGCGGCTTCGGCTTCTGTCAGGTCTGCCACCGCACCCGCGAAATCATTTTTCACAAACTTAGACTGACCGCGCAAATGCAAAGCACGTGCGTTTTTGGGTTCTTGTGCAATCACTTTATTAAAATCCGTGATAGCCGCTTCGTAGTCTTTGAGCATATAGCGGCTCTCGCCTCTGTTGCCTAACACTTTTACATCACTTACGCCCAACTCTACGGCTTTGGAAAGTGCCGTGTTGGCGGCGGTGTAGTCTTTCAACTCAAAGTAAGCATTACCCAAATTCGAGAAAGAAATCTTTTCGTTTATGTTGTCGGCTGGCGTTACTTTTACCAAATCTTCGGTTGCGCCTTTGTAGTCTTTCAACTCATAGCGGGCATTACCACGCACATAATACGCCAACGGGTCTTGTGCCCCCAAATCAATAGCTTTGGTCGCATCGTCGGCAGCAGCTTTGTAATCTTTTTGCACCCACTTAATAAAACCTCTGTTTGCGTAAGCATCTGGCAATTTGTTGTCAAGGCTTAAGGCTTTGTTAAAATCGGCCAATGCGCCCACGTTGTCGGTGGTTTTGAAACGTGCCTTACCACGCAAATTATACACTTGCGCAGTGTTTACGCCCAACGTGATGGCTTGCGAATAATCCGTAATAGAGTTTTTGTAGTCCTTTTGATTATAACGGGCGTTACCTCTGTTCAAGAAAACTAACTTGTCTTTAGAACCCAACGTAACGGCCTGATTCAGGTTTGGCAAAGCCGCCGCAAAGTCTTCTTTCTCGGCTTGCGCGTTACCCAAACTCGCATACATTCTCACCGATTGCGAGCCTTTTTCTTTGGCGGCTTTTAGGTTTTCAATGGCGGCAGTATAGTCTTTTTCTTCGTATTGCGCCAAGCCCAAATGCTCGAACAAATCGCGGTCGGTACGGCCTAATTCTTTGGCTTTCTCTAAGTTCGTGATGGTTGCTTTGTAATCTTTTTGTTGGAAATGCGAATTACCCAAAAAGAAAAACACTTCGCCGTTTTTGTCTTTCGTCTTGGCCGCAATGCTCAAATCTTCGATTGCACCTTTGTAGTCTTTGGTCAAATATTTGGCAGAACCTCTGTTGGCGTAAAACTCATCGGTTTTGTAGTCGGCTTCTGTTACTTTGTTCAAATCCACCAACGCGCCTTTGTAATCTTTGGTAAAATATTTGGCCGAGCCTTTGGCAAACAAAAGTCGCTGTTCGCTTACGCCTGCTTGTTGTGCTTTGGTAAGCGTCTGGATAGCAGCCGCATACGCTTGCGTTTCAAATTCCGAAATACCGATTTTGTAGGTTGTTTCTTTGTCGGTCGCGCCTAATTTTTGGGCTTGTTTGAGGGCAGAAAGTGCCTGTTCGTATTCTTCCAACTCAAAAGCGGCATCGCCAAGCATGGCATACAAGGCCTTTGAATTTTTGCCCATTTTCTTAGCCAACTCCAAATCCGTAACCGCATTTTTGTAGTCTTGTTGCTCATACAAAGCCAAACCACGATTGTAATGTACGGTTACGTCGCTGATACCACCCGTTACGGCTTTGTTCAAATCCTCGATGGCTTTGGCGTATTGCTTTTGTGCTACCAACTCATTGCCGCGATGATAGAAAAGTTTGGGGTCGGTTGCGCCCAACGAAATGGCTTTGTCCAAATCTGGCAACGCTGCCGTAAACTGTTTTAACTCACAATACGACACGGCCAAACGCGTATGCAAGTCCAAATCCGAACTTCCCATACTTTTGGCTTTTTCCAAATCGGCTACCGCACCTTTGAAGTCTTTTTGCTCATAACGCGCCATACCACGATTGTAGAACGCTTCCGTGTTGCTTACGCCTTTGCCGATGGCTTTGGTAAGGTCGGCGATAGCTCCCGCATAATCTTTGGTAAAAAATTTGGCTTGGCCGCGTTGCTCATATACTTGCGCTGGCACGTCGGCGGCAGCACTGGCCGCAGGTTTCGCGCCTTTGGCTGGAACTTTAGCGGCGGCTGGAGCAGCAACAGGTTTTGGCACAGCCAAATCAAACGCCGCGATTGCGCCCGTATAATTTTTAAGTGCGTAGCGCGAATAACCCAAATGCGCGTACACTTCCGTTGATTTTTCGCCGCGTGCGATGGCTTGACTCAAATCTCTTTCGGCTTCGTCGTGTTTGTTGAGGTGATAATAACTCAAACCACGCATCAGCGAGACACTGCGCGAACTGTCGCCCAACTCGGCTGCTTTGTTCAGGTCAGCAATGGCATTGGTATAATCTTTTTGGTCGAAAGAAGCCGTCGCACGTTGTTTGTAAATGCGTGGCTCAGTTGCACCCAACGAAATGGCTTTGGTCAATTCGGGCAGAGCCGCCGCGTACTGTTTCAGTTCGCAATACGACAAAGCCAATTTGGTATGCAAATCCACGTCGCTACTGCCCAAGCCTTTAGCTTTCTCGAAGTCGGCGGCAGCACCTTTGTAGTCTTTCAGGGCATAACGCGCCATGCCTCTATCGTAATAAACATCAGCTTCATTAGCCCCCAATTCAATGGCTTTACTCAAATCCGCGTTGGCATCTGCGTAGTTTTTTTGTTCAAAACGCGACTTGCCTCTGCGTTCAAAAACGTGTGCCGTTTGCAAACCTGCGCCAATAGCTTGTGTATAAGCCGCTTCCGCCAACTTGTATTTATTTTGCTCAAAACGTGCATCTGCCAAATGTTCAAACACTTTTTGGCTTTTTTCGCCCGCTTCTATGGCTTTGGCTAATTCGGTTTCGGCTTCGGCATAATTTTTCAATTCAAACAAACTCAAACCTTTAGCCAAATACACTTCTTTATCCGTTGCGCCTGCTTTTTCGGCTTCGCCCAAATCGGCAATAGCACCCGCGTAATCTTTGGTTTGGAATTTGGACAAACCGCGCGTAGCATACAACTTTTTGTTTTTGTCGGTAAGTTTATCTAAATCCGTGATAGCACCTGCATAGTCTTTTTGGTCATAACGCAAATAACCTCTGCTTTCGTAGGCTTCCGAATAATTGGCATCAAGGCCGATGGCTTTGGTGTAATCTTCCAACGCGCCTTGCGGATTGCCTGTTTGTTGTTTGGCTTTGCCTCTGTTATAAAAAACCAACGCTTCGGACACACCCAACGAAACGGCTTTGTCGTAGTCGGCAATCGCACCCGCGTAATCTTTGAGCGAATAACGCGCCATGCCTCTGTCGTAATACACTTCTTTGTTGCTCGTGCCCAACTCGATGGCTTTGGAATAATCGGCGATGGCTTCCGTATAATTTTTTTGCTCGTAACGCGATTTGCCTCTACGTTCAAAAACGTGTGCCGTTTGCAAACCCGCGCCAATGGCTTGTGTATAAGCCGCTTCCGCCGATTTGTATTTGTTTTGCTCAAAACGTGCGTCGGCCAAATGCTCAAATACATTTTGGCTTTTCTCGCCCGCTTCTATGGCTTTAGCCAATTCTGTTTCGGCTTCCGCATAATTTTTCAATTCAAACAAACTCAAACCTTTGGCCAAATAAACTTCTTTGTCCGTTGCGCCTGCTTTTTCGGCTTCGCCCAAATCGGCAATGGCTCCATTGTAATCTTTGGTTTGGTATTTGGCCAAACCGCGCGTAACATAAAGCTTTTTGTTTTTGTCGGTAAGTTTATCCAAATCCGCGATGGCACCTGCGTAGTCTTTTTGGTCGTAGCGCAAAAAACCTCTGTTTTCGTAGGCTTTCAGGTAGGCAGCATCGAGGGCGATGGCCTGCGTATAGTCTTCGAGTGCGCCTTGTGCGTTGGAAGTCAATTGTTTGGCTTTGCCTCTATTGTTATAAATTAAAGCCTCAGACACACCCAACGAAACGGCTTTGTCGTAGTCGGCAATCGCACCCGCATAGTCTTCTTTGCGGAAACGCGAATTAGCACGTTGCACATATAGTTTTTTGTCAGCTACGCCCAACTGCTCAGCTTTAGTATAGTCGGCAATTGCGCCCGCGTATTCTTTGTTTTCGTAACGAACATTTCCGCGATAAAAATAAATATCCTTGTCGGCGATGTTCAGTTCTACGGCTTTATCAAAATCTTTTTCGGCTTCTTTGTATTGTTCTTGCTGATACAGAGCCAAACCGCGCCACAAATACAAGTTGGGCGGCGTGCTGTTTAGGCTAGCAGCTTTATTAAAATCCGTAACCGCCGCAGGCAAATCTTTGAGTTGGTATTTGGCCGCACCGCGCAAATAGTAAGTACTTCCATTTTTGGCGTTGTTGATAAGCGATTCGTCGGCTTTGGTAACTACTTTTTGCCATTTCTGCTCCATGTACGAAGCCGCCGCACTCAAAAATGCACGGTCTTGACGGTAGTTGGTTATCCATTCCGTAACCGACTGATTGCGTTGGGTCATGCGATTGGCCGAACGCATCGCATCCACAATGAACACATCATCCCCTACGCCCGTAATGGCAAAACCCACGAGTGTATTTTCTGCCGAAAGCACAGGACTACCGCTATGCATGGATAGTGTCGAGTTGGTTTGCATGGCATAACCGTAACCGTCTATCTGGGCAGCAAGGCTCAAAACCGCATCATTTTTCATCATTTCCAAATAATCCGTCACATATTGCACGTTGATATTGGACTCTTGCTTGAGGCGCGTGGTCGTTACTTTAATAAACGGAAAAGGTTTGCCCGAAGGGTTACTCACCGAAAATTTTACCAACCCCGCCGATGCGTCGTCGGACAACACATTGGCTACATTGTACTTATCGCCATCGGTGTTGCGGGCTTGAATACGTGAAATATTGGGGTTTACAAACAAATCGGTTTGGGCAAGTAGCGTGCCGTTCGCATCCACAAAAACACCCGTACCATAGCCAAGCGGGGCATTGTTTTTGTCAAAAAACTGGAGCAAGACAATGGCTTTCTGCGATTTGGCTTGTGCAAAACTATTCCAGCAGATAAAAAGAGCTAATGCTACAACAAGGAGTCGTTTCATTGGAAAATAAATAGGTTAATGACGTTTTTTGGTATGAAAGCTAAGAAATATATTTGAAAATACAGCAAAACTGCTGTCAATATTACAACGAACAAAGTAAAGTATAAAAACAAAAAAGGTAGCTTATCCAAACGCTACCTTTTTTGTTTTAGCCAATGTACGCCGACAAATCAAGGTCGTTCATACATTTGAAATGCTTTTGGGGGCAATGATTATAACCAATTTTGGAACAAGGTCGGCAACTCAATTCTTTATTTTCGATGACTACATAGTCGGTTCGGTACGGGTACATTCCCAGCAGCGGCGTGGTATTACCCCAAATCGAATAGATTTTTTTGTGCAAAGCCGCCGCAATATGCATCAGGCCTGTGTCGTGGCTGTACACCACTTGCGCCTGTTGCAACAGCGATGCCGACTGATTCAAATTGAATTTTCCACAAGCATTAAAAACCTTGTTGGGCTGATTATTGGCCAAGAAATATTCTTCAATTTTCTGCGCCACGACAATGTCTTCTTTGCCGCCAAGCAGCGTAACAGGAGCGGGTATTCGTTGGCAAAGTTCTATGAGTTTATGCAGTGGCAGACGTTTGGTAAAATGCTGCGCACCAATGGCAATGGCGGCGTATCCGTTGCGATGCGAAGTGGGAATATCGCAAGGTTGCACCACGTCTTTTTCAGGAATAAAATAGTCCAAACCCTCTTGGTCGGTGTGTACACCCAACGGCGCGACGGTGGCCATGTATCTGTCCACGATGTGCATGGCTGGCATTCGGTTGATTTTGAAACGAACCAAAAGCCATTTTTCCATATTCAATTTATCAAAACTATACGCCTTCACGCCCAACGCCAACTTAATGCGCAAGGTGCGCAAGTTGTGGTGCAAGTCAATAATGTAATCATATTTTTCTGATTTCCATTGCTTAAGCAATTGAGGCAAATTGTTTTTTTCGAGCAAATACAGTTTGTCAATATACGGATTGTCGGCCAACACAACTTTGAAAGGTTGTTTGGTGGCATAATGAATTTCTATGTTGGGGATTTGCTTTTTGAGTGCACGCACAACAGGTGTAGTCAGGACAATATCTCCAATCGAAGAAAAACGAAGAACAAGAACTTTCAAGGCAAATTCGGTTTGTAAGTAAACTATAATTTCTGAAAACGTTGCAAAGATACGTTTCTGTGCATGATAACAAAAGCCCCGCCATTTATCTGAAATAGCAGGGCTTTGTATGTTTTTAACGAAAGTGAAAGCTATTCTTTCACTAATCGTAAATGTTCCACTTGGTCGTTGAGTTGCAATTGGATAATGTACACGCCCGACGCCAAAGACGAAATTGTCTGGTTAAGCGAACGGTTCAGGTGCATAATATCGCCTTGCGCTACTGACAACTGACGGCCTTCGGCACTAATCACTTGCATCATGATTGGGCTTTCGGAAGCCGTGCCAAGCATTTGCAAATTCACGTAACTAGTAGCAGGGTTCGGACTCAACGCAAAGTTGGCGGTTAGCTTTCCTTTTTGTTCGAGGTAAACCGCATGACTATACGTTACTTCTCCGTCTATGTCCACTTGCGCCAAACGGTAGTATGCTTTTCCTGTAAAATATTGGTCGGCAAAACCGTAACGCTGTGAAGCAGAGCTTGTGCCTACACCCGACACGAAACCAATGCTTTCGTAGTGTTTGCCATCAGCCGAACGCTCTACGCGGAAGCCTTTATTTTGGTATTCGAAAGCCGTAATCCATTGCAATTGCGCTACGTTTCCTTGCAAATAACCCGTGAAAGAAACCAAAGTTACAGGCAAAGTATTGATGTCGTCGCTTACTGTCCAATCCGAGAAACCAGAAGTAGAAACACTCACTGTACGCATACCATTTACAACAGAAGGAGACTGTACAGTTCCTACCTGTTCCCAATCAGTAGCTCCTTCAGGAAGACGATACACTTGCGAACTAGTCGAAGCATTTGTACCATTATCATCATCGGCAGGCCATGCCAAAGACAAGCCCAAAGCTCCAGAAGGTTGTGCCGTTGGTTTGATACGCCACAAACGCGCAATCCCTGCATTCGCTCCAAAAGTAACCGCATGAGATGAGCCAGCGAAACGATATGCACGAACCGTTCCTAAATCGCTTGGCGACGAACTAACATTGACACCAATGTTACCAAAGTTAGAGCTACCGCCATTACCGACCGTGCGAGTTGCTTTTACAATACCTTGTACATATCGAGTATTTACATTAGCCGTTTCGCCAGTGATAGTGCCCGTAGTACCCAAATCCAAAGTATCGTTGGTCGTATAAATACCACCAGAGGCAGGGCTTGATGAAAACGAAACTGTTCCTGCCACCGCCAATGAACCAAACAATGACATACCATTCAGGCGTTTGATGCTTACATTACCCAAACCACCCGTAGGCGTTGGCAAAATCAAACGTGCCGTAGTTCCGTCTATTTGTTCTACCGAAAGATGACTCGTTGTGCCACCCGTAAGGCCACCGTTTGTCCAGTTGATTGCACCTTTAAGGGCGAGTGTATTTCCATTACCAATATTCAAAGTTCCTTCAGGCAAATTACATTCGTCGTTAATGGTAAGGTTACTACCTAAAGTTACGCCACCAGAAGAGGTTCTGTTCAAAGTAAAATCATCAAAGCCACCTGTAGAACGAAGCGTACCCACAGCACCCGAACCATTAATAACAAGGTCTGAGTTAGAGCCTTTAGCCTGGATAACACCACTTGCCCCTGTCATTACGCCAGACTCCAACGTTAGTGTATAGCTATTGATATTGAGCGTACCAGCAGGATAATCAA
This genomic stretch from Flexibacter flexilis DSM 6793 harbors:
- a CDS encoding NeuD/PglB/VioB family sugar acetyltransferase — encoded protein: MENPVIIFGAKGLGAVALDIFESNDVVVYGFLEDDEKLHNQEIGSVAVMGNTDDERYLKLIGKKCEAFVATDETQLRKSLVEMLHERRHIQPVNAVHPATFVSPMAQMGHGNLLAAGAVLNTNARLGSHCVVHAKALIDYDAKVGDFVQIGAGSIVGSGATVEDGVFIGAGVVIVAGVTVGKNARVGAGSVVVESVAAGSTVFGYPAKKV
- a CDS encoding porin, which gives rise to MKKIILALGIFCLAPKAFAQQDSIVNPLSISGYAELYYNYDFGKPSDHTRPNFLYSYNRHNEVNLNLGFVKAAYQQANVRANLALMAGTYAAANLAAEQSIMQHIFEANAGVRLSKSKDIWVDAGVFGSHIGFESAIGKDCPTLTRSLLAENSPYYESGAKITYVSDNKKLTLSGLYLNGWQRIRRPDGNNTPAFGHQLIYKPNDKITLNSSSFVGNDQPDSLRQMRYFHNFYGIFALHSKLNLITGFDIGWQQKSKGSSQYNNWYSPVAILQYNPTPKHSLAARAEYYADPNHVIVGYAPAQKFQVWSYSANFDYKFSSNIVWRSEARLFSAKNAIFQQDNSYKKSNVALTTALAVSF
- a CDS encoding tetratricopeptide repeat protein encodes the protein MKRLLVVALALFICWNSFAQAKSQKAIVLLQFFDKNNAPLGYGTGVFVDANGTLLAQTDLFVNPNISRIQARNTDGDKYNVANVLSDDASAGLVKFSVSNPSGKPFPFIKVTTTRLKQESNINVQYVTDYLEMMKNDAVLSLAAQIDGYGYAMQTNSTLSMHSGSPVLSAENTLVGFAITGVGDDVFIVDAMRSANRMTQRNQSVTEWITNYRQDRAFLSAAASYMEQKWQKVVTKADESLINNAKNGSTYYLRGAAKYQLKDLPAAVTDFNKAASLNSTPPNLYLWRGLALYQQEQYKEAEKDFDKAVELNIADKDIYFYRGNVRYENKEYAGAIADYTKAEQLGVADKKLYVQRANSRFRKEDYAGAIADYDKAVSLGVSEALIYNNRGKAKQLTSNAQGALEDYTQAIALDAAYLKAYENRGFLRYDQKDYAGAIADLDKLTDKNKKLYVTRGLAKYQTKDYNGAIADLGEAEKAGATDKEVYLAKGLSLFELKNYAEAETELAKAIEAGEKSQNVFEHLADARFEQNKYKSAEAAYTQAIGAGLQTAHVFERRGKSRYEQKNYTEAIADYSKAIELGTSNKEVYYDRGMARYSLKDYAGAIADYDKAVSLGVSEALVFYNRGKAKQQTGNPQGALEDYTKAIGLDANYSEAYESRGYLRYDQKDYAGAITDLDKLTDKNKKLYATRGLSKFQTKDYAGAIADLGEAEKAGATDKEVYLAKGLSLFELKNYAEAETELAKAIEAGEKSQKVFEHLADARFEQNKYKLAEAAYTQAIGAGLQTAHVFERRGKSRFEQKNYADANADLSKAIELGANEADVYYDRGMARYALKDYKGAAADFEKAKGLGSSDVDLHTKLALSYCELKQYAAALPELTKAISLGATEPRIYKQRATASFDQKDYTNAIADLNKAAELGDSSRSVSLMRGLSYYHLNKHDEAERDLSQAIARGEKSTEVYAHLGYSRYALKNYTGAIAAFDLAVPKPVAAPAAAKVPAKGAKPAASAAADVPAQVYEQRGQAKFFTKDYAGAIADLTKAIGKGVSNTEAFYNRGMARYEQKDFKGAVADLEKAKSMGSSDLDLHTRLAVSYCELKQFTAALPDLDKAISLGATDPKLFYHRGNELVAQKQYAKAIEDLNKAVTGGISDVTVHYNRGLALYEQQDYKNAVTDLELAKKMGKNSKALYAMLGDAAFELEEYEQALSALKQAQKLGATDKETTYKIGISEFETQAYAAAIQTLTKAQQAGVSEQRLLFAKGSAKYFTKDYKGALVDLNKVTEADYKTDEFYANRGSAKYLTKDYKGAIEDLSIAAKTKDKNGEVFFFLGNSHFQQKDYKATITNLEKAKELGRTDRDLFEHLGLAQYEEKDYTAAIENLKAAKEKGSQSVRMYASLGNAQAEKEDFAAALPNLNQAVTLGSKDKLVFLNRGNARYNQKDYKNSITDYSQAITLGVNTAQVYNLRGKARFKTTDNVGALADFNKALSLDNKLPDAYANRGFIKWVQKDYKAAADDATKAIDLGAQDPLAYYVRGNARYELKDYKGATEDLVKVTPADNINEKISFSNLGNAYFELKDYTAANTALSKAVELGVSDVKVLGNRGESRYMLKDYEAAITDFNKVIAQEPKNARALHLRGQSKFVKNDFAGAVADLTEAEAAGVKVVELYTNRGIAQYETKNYASSLTDLNKAIDLGNNTDAIYFHRGNAKFRTNDLTGAVADYDKAQQMGYQSAILFNNRGKAKQLQNLFPASIADFDEALKLDPKYIKAFSNRALSRFKTADYRGALTDLTTALQYSPNDEDLNVLAGRSHLELKEYRESVPYLTKVVDKGTKDENVYFYRGTAYLNMKEYQVSAKDLNKAIEMGLNTGPVFANRGEARFALKDTTGSLADLTKATTLSPEDAQLFDRKGLILQMISRHKDAIEDFSKSVSLALDVPAAYGHRGTSKLALKEYEPAIVDFDKATGLGSKEKLVLFGRGKAKYLLGNNAGAVADFDQAIAADSAYVQAYTFRGMAKTNLKQYRDAVADFNKALSFNPKNGEAYSGLANAYLVQEDYEKAISNFDLAIVNKFTDKKTYFGSALALYRLQSYAEAVKDFDEVLKKDSKDTAAYYYRASAYIELDKFDDAIADLSDYIKLSPKSIRGYLQRGQARIGLEDHEGAITDYNKAAEIEPNNANIYYYRALAKASLKDTTDAGVKSSFADFDKAIQLNPNFAEAYTSRANMKLQLDEPDLVGACQDWDKAVKLGNNSAREMLRQYCK
- a CDS encoding glycosyltransferase family 9 protein — translated: MKVLVLRFSSIGDIVLTTPVVRALKKQIPNIEIHYATKQPFKVVLADNPYIDKLYLLEKNNLPQLLKQWKSEKYDYIIDLHHNLRTLRIKLALGVKAYSFDKLNMEKWLLVRFKINRMPAMHIVDRYMATVAPLGVHTDQEGLDYFIPEKDVVQPCDIPTSHRNGYAAIAIGAQHFTKRLPLHKLIELCQRIPAPVTLLGGKEDIVVAQKIEEYFLANNQPNKVFNACGKFNLNQSASLLQQAQVVYSHDTGLMHIAAALHKKIYSIWGNTTPLLGMYPYRTDYVVIENKELSCRPCSKIGYNHCPQKHFKCMNDLDLSAYIG